The nucleotide window tattttgtacatttcctaccataaatatatcaaaacttagtgtttgattattaaaatgcattgctaagaacttaatttggacaactttaaaagcgattttctcaatatttttatttatttatttattttgcatcctcagattccagattctcaaatagttgcatctcggccaaatattgtcccgtcctaccaaaccatacaccaatggaaagcttatttattcagattatgtataatatgcattgataagaacttaatttggacaactttaaaagcgattttctcaatatttttatttatttattttatcctcagattccagattctcaaatagttgcatctcggccaaatattgtcccatcctaccaaaccatacaccaatggaaagcttatttattcagattatgtataatatgcatttctaaaaacttcatttggacaacttttaaggtgattttctcaatatttagatttttttgcaccctcagattctagattttcaaatagttgcatatcggccaaatattgtcccatcctaccaaaccatacaccaatggaaagcttatttattcaaattatgtataatatgcattgctaaaaacttaatttggacaactttaaaggcagatTCTCAAATAGTTGCGTCCAAAAatattgtccaaaaaaaaaaaagacctttatgactggttttgtggtccagggtcacatatatacctTGTGAAACTTTGACATTTACAGAACTTACTGCAGGAATGCATTACTTCAGTTCTTCTTAACAAAACTACAAATTTTAAAGATACAAAGGAACAATCAAACACTTGTCTTTTTGaagaaatgtttatttacaaATACTAATCCATTTTCACCTCAGTTTGTTCATTCCAGTCATTTTTTTAAACCATCAGACCGTATAGTTTGGATTACAAATGTCCGTGTTTTGCTTAACCTTCAAGTACGTAAATTAAATATCCTACACCTACGCCTCCTCTGATCCAAGGAGGTATATTTCATAAATTAAGTCAACATTTACATGTACCAGACAGTGTGCCGTTTCACAGTTTTTAAAGTAAACCCTCTACCAAACGCATCTCAAGTCTATGGGCAAATCAATTTGAGATTGAACCTCTTGTAGAGCTACCATTCAGATATATACTGGAATTTCAGAAATTTACATCATTGCAGGAGAACTAACATGGATTTAGTTGAATGAATGAACGCACTGTGAAAACCTGTCAAGGTGGCATTTGTCCACAGAGGGGCAGACTAAAACTACAAACATGCACAAACAATGGTGAGGTAGAGACTTGTTTCCTTCAGTTTGGGACAATCGCATCAGTGGCCACTCAAAAATGCAAATTTCACGTCAATTTAAACACCTGATATCTGCTAACTTTGGGTCTGTACAGTTGAACTCAATGGGGTCCAACCTTTGAAGACAATTTTCAAAATACTTGAACACGATGATGATTTGGGctgttatttttaggttttgcaGCCTTTGCACATTATTCACATTATCCAAATTGCATACCATGTCATTCGGtacataaataaagttaaaacatTGTCCAGGAATCTCCTCAAAAAAGGAGAACGTATTGTCTTCGAGTCACCTCAAAGTCTCTCATTTAGTTTCCTTCATTTACGAACAAATTTCAGATTTAGAAAGTCTATAAGAAGTCCATTTTCTGCGAACAGATCAAGTCGCTGTTGACCAGTCTCCACATCTCTATCAAATCCGGCGGGAGCAATTTATGTACCACTATCATGCTCTTGAAGAAACACGGCTCCCTGTTCAGTCGACTGGTTTTATTCTTCACCAGCCCAAACGTCTTGAAAGCGTCGTGCTTTATCGGAGTCACCTGAAGCACCTCCAGACACATTCCAAGAAACACGTCGTCAATGGGATAAAGCTCCAGAGTTTCACAAGCGCCGTAGAGTTTCCGAGCCAGAGGTCCGTCCATGAGGAACCCTCCTCCTCCAGCGTACGGCGGGTAGAGTGTCTTATTATACAAGGCCTGCGGGATGTAATACTTGTTCTGCTTCCTGCGAATGGGCTTGGCTTTGAAGAGGACATCCCCAACAAAGAGGTCCTTCAGGTCCTTGCTGACCTCCAGATACTCCAAGATGTTGGGAACGCTGACGAACACGTCGTCGTCGCCTTTGAAGATGTATCGGGTGCTTCCGCAGTAGGTGGAGAACCATTTGAGGAAGTGGATCTCTTTGAGAGTCAGGTTGAAGAAGCTATCCATGAAGTCCCATTGCAGGATGTCTCCGTAGATGTAATCCTCGTACTCCAGAAGCTTCTGGTGGTTCGCCCGCTCTTCCTCGTTGGAGGACGTTCCGAGAAGGAAAAGAGTCTTGATTCTTTTCCCGTTGATCCCTTGTTCCTTCCCCCAAGTTTGACGTATGACCTCCCTTCGATCATACTGTGTTATCACCGACTTGATGACCATCAGCAAGTCTACATCTCCAGCGCACTTCTCCGGATGGTTCATGAGGATGGGGAAGTAGCGGCAGTGCCTGTAGAGCAGGAATTGCTTGAAGTTGGCTTCTAGACCCGTGAACCACTCCGAAGAGGAGAAGTTGAGGTTGACGCAGCAGTTGGAGCTGGTGACGTCCCAACTCATGGGGCCTTGCTTTTCGGTTGTTCTCGCACCTTCTGTGGTGGACACCACTTTTTGAACGCTCTTCCAGAAGCTGATGCTCATCAGGTCTTTTTTGCCATTGTCTGCTATGAGCTCCATCCGTGCCTGTCTTTCGATACGGTCACCCTGGAAGTCTTGCATCGAGGTGATGTTTCCTCTGTGGACCACGGTGAGCGTGACTACAGCCAGGAAGAACATCAGGCTGATGCGCTTGTAAACTCGCCATCGTTCTCTGGTGGTCATCCTTGGAGAAAATGAGAGGAGCATTAAATGTGGTCTCTTTGAAAACTTGGAAATACTTTGATTTAGGAGCCAATTCTtgctattaactagttgcttatgaGCATGCATCTTACTTGCAC belongs to Garra rufa chromosome 3, GarRuf1.0, whole genome shotgun sequence and includes:
- the b3gnt7 gene encoding UDP-GlcNAc:betaGal beta-1,3-N-acetylglucosaminyltransferase 7; the encoded protein is MMTTRERWRVYKRISLMFFLAVVTLTVVHRGNITSMQDFQGDRIERQARMELIADNGKKDLMSISFWKSVQKVVSTTEGARTTEKQGPMSWDVTSSNCCVNLNFSSSEWFTGLEANFKQFLLYRHCRYFPILMNHPEKCAGDVDLLMVIKSVITQYDRREVIRQTWGKEQGINGKRIKTLFLLGTSSNEEERANHQKLLEYEDYIYGDILQWDFMDSFFNLTLKEIHFLKWFSTYCGSTRYIFKGDDDVFVSVPNILEYLEVSKDLKDLFVGDVLFKAKPIRRKQNKYYIPQALYNKTLYPPYAGGGGFLMDGPLARKLYGACETLELYPIDDVFLGMCLEVLQVTPIKHDAFKTFGLVKNKTSRLNREPCFFKSMIVVHKLLPPDLIEMWRLVNSDLICSQKMDFL